DNA from Aptenodytes patagonicus chromosome 30, bAptPat1.pri.cur, whole genome shotgun sequence:
gctcccccaaagCTCCCCCCCCTCCTCTGCATCCAGCAGAAGGCTCAGCCCCACCGGGACCCCATCCCGCTGGGAAGAACCCCCCTCTCCGTCTCCGGCACCGGGGGACCCCGGGGGACGCGTTCAGCCGCCAGcgccgtccgtccgtccgtcctgCTGTGAACGATGTCGGGGGGTGCGGGGCCGCAGCCGTagccccctccccaccaccaaGGGACCGAGCCCCTCCCCGGGGTGTCCCGCTCAGAGCGGGGTGACCCTAGGTCGGAAGCAGCCGCAGGTGAGGCACCGCAGGACGCCCATGCTGAGGTGGAAGAGGGTGCCGTAGTCGAAGAGCAGGCGGTAGTAGGTCCTCACGGACAGGTCCCCCGAGGGATCCGCGTACTTGAGGGCCACCAACGGCGTGTAGAGGCGGTTGGTTTGCGTGCGGAAAGCCGGACGCCTGGCTCCGATCACGTTCACGATCGCCTGCGAGCGGAGAGGCGGGGCTCAGGGCCGTCGTGGGGCCGGGAACGGCTCTCCCAGAGCCCCTCCAGAAGCTCCCCCCAACTCCTCCCAGCGCCACACCTCGGCCACGGCGCTGGGGCTTTGCCCCAGTGTGGTGAAGATCTCGTGGGAAGCCGGCAAGTACACGTCCTTGAAATACCGCACGGTAGCTGGGTCGGTGCCGGGAAACTCGGAGCGTGAAACCTCCTCCATCAGCTTCAGCTCGAAATCCGTGTTCACGGGGCCCGGTTCCACCATGGAGACACTGCGGGGCCGGAGCGGGTGCTCGGGGTGGGGGTCCAGAGCCACCATTGGGCCCTCTGGGGTCCCCCCCGTGCCCCCTCACGCTCACAAGACGTTGAACTGCAGCAGCTGCACGGCCAGGCTCTCGCAGAATCCCTCCACGGCGAACTTGGAGGCGGCGTAAACGTCGTTGAAGATGATCCCTGCGGGTGGAGAGGGGCTGAGCTCGGCGAGACCCCCCCCCCTGCAGTGagacccaccccccccccacctcacccTGCAGCCCCATGACGCTGCTGATGACCACGATGTGACCGCTCTGCCGCCGCTTCATGTCGGGGAGAACGGCCTTGATCATCCTCACGGCCCCGAAGAAGTTGGTCTCGAAGACGCGCTTCATCTCCTCCACGCTGATACTCTCCACGGGACCGATGTGCCCCACGCCGGCGTTATTCACTGCGGCATGGCGGGGGGTGGGCTCAGAgacacccccctcaccccccctgGCTGCCCCGTGTggccccccacaccccccaccccgctcACCCAGCACGTCCACCCGTCCCCCGGGGATGCTCCCCATGCACTCTGCCACCGAGCTGTCGCTGCAGACGTCCAGGCGTTGGATGCTCAACGTCTTTCCCAGCGCCGGTCCCGCCGCCTCCTCCAATTTCTCCTTCTTCCGCAGGTCCCGCATGGTGGCGATGACTgcggggagccccagccccgaTCAGGGGGATCCCGGATTCCAGCTGGGGTCGGAAGGTCGAGCCGGGACGACGTTCCCTAAGCTGCTTTGGTAACACGGCCTTTAATCCCCCCCCCAGGAGTAATCCCCAGCCCTGGCACGGGGTCGGTGGTGGGGCAGCGGAGTTGTGGGGACGCACacgtctctgtgtgtgtgtgacagcgGGTGGCACGGGAACGAGGAGGATGTGCGGGGACCACACGCGTCTGTGTCCATCCGGGTGGGAGCGTGCTGCCGGCCCCGGTTACGTGCGTGTGCGCTCGCAGCCACGCGCTGCTCGCGCTGTCCGTGTCCCCGTGGGGCTGCCCCAcgtccccagctctgctccgcCTGGCGGGGCGGTGGGTGGGGGGCACAGGGACGCCTCGGCGCGCTGAGGGGGGGGTCTGCGAGCTTGGGACCGCGGGACTTCAAGTCCTGGgggctgagaggagaaagaggctCCAGGGCTGGATGGATGGGGTGAGCACGGAGCGGTGGGACCCCAAACCCCGCACCCCCCCCGGCCCGCTGTCCCATCCCGGAGGGATCCCGTTCCCTCCTTGCCAGGGGCAGATGTGGGGTCGTGGATCTCTCTCCCGGGACAACGTGGAAGGGTCCCCTCCCCGCTGCTCACCCTGGAAGCGCTGCTGGGG
Protein-coding regions in this window:
- the RDH8 gene encoding retinol dehydrogenase 8, which codes for MATPAPRTVLITGCSSGIGLAVAVRLAQDPQQRFQVIATMRDLRKKEKLEEAAGPALGKTLSIQRLDVCSDSSVAECMGSIPGGRVDVLVNNAGVGHIGPVESISVEEMKRVFETNFFGAVRMIKAVLPDMKRRQSGHIVVISSVMGLQGIIFNDVYAASKFAVEGFCESLAVQLLQFNVFVSMVEPGPVNTDFELKLMEEVSRSEFPGTDPATVRYFKDVYLPASHEIFTTLGQSPSAVAEAIVNVIGARRPAFRTQTNRLYTPLVALKYADPSGDLSVRTYYRLLFDYGTLFHLSMGVLRCLTCGCFRPRVTPL